Genomic DNA from Flavobacterium sp. N502540:
CCTGGAAGTTTTTAATAATGAAGAGGAAAAATTTCAAAGGTGGCTTAAAAAGCCTAATTTATCTATTGGCGGAAGCACACCTGAAAACATGCTGGACACTGTAACCGGAATTAACGAGGTGAAATTTAGTTTAAACCGATTAGAGTACGGAAACTTAGCTTAATGAAGGTTTTTAGAATTGAAAGAGAAAAATACCTCTCCTCTACTTTAGCAGGAATCGGTGCCTCAATGTCTGAAGGTTTCCGATGGAACAGCCTCAACACCCGTATGGTTTACACAGCGGAAAGCCGCGCATTAGCTACACTTGAAGTATCTGTTCATTTAGATTTAAGTGAAGATTTGCCTTTGGATCGATTTTATGTGGAAATCGAAATCCCGGATGAAATCACCATTCAGGAAGTTCGTC
This window encodes:
- a CDS encoding RES family NAD+ phosphorylase; this encodes MKVFRIEREKYLSSTLAGIGASMSEGFRWNSLNTRMVYTAESRALATLEVSVHLDLSEDLPLDRFYVEIEIPDEITIQEVRLEDLPEDWNSKPPILITQTIGDDFIDYNEAAILKVPSCIVPQEFNYLINPAHPDSKKIKVVSTNRMNFDSRFQNKH